The following are encoded in a window of Gloeothece citriformis PCC 7424 genomic DNA:
- a CDS encoding transposase: MGISWQRKSFYLYGLVEPVTGESFYWEFSRLDAQCFQKFLDVFSTTYSNELNLIQMDNGSFHKSLSLKWPDNIIPIFQPPHSPELNPIERLWEYIKAQLSWEQCTSLDELRQKLKQVLESISPDAIASLCGWDYITSALLSATS; encoded by the coding sequence ATTGGTATTAGCTGGCAGCGAAAAAGTTTTTATTTATATGGTCTTGTTGAACCAGTAACTGGTGAAAGCTTTTATTGGGAATTTTCCCGTCTGGATGCTCAATGTTTTCAAAAATTTTTAGATGTTTTTTCTACAACTTATTCCAACGAGTTGAATCTAATTCAAATGGACAATGGTAGTTTTCACAAGTCTTTGTCATTGAAATGGCCTGATAATATTATCCCAATTTTTCAGCCACCTCATAGTCCTGAGCTTAATCCGATTGAACGTTTATGGGAATATATCAAAGCACAATTATCTTGGGAACAATGTACTTCTTTAGATGAATTAAGACAAAAATTAAAACAAGTTCTTGAGTCCATCTCGCCCGACGCGATCGCATCTCTTTGTGGATGGGATTACATTACCTCGGCATTATTAAGTGCAACTTCATAG
- a CDS encoding 2OG-Fe(II) oxygenase — protein sequence MTDLSNSNLYKTRHDYAVQIYEKLQEKDVLKKEFAIKNRINSCYIDDLLEYNDAKLIYDSFPSKQKLLLLKDIREYKYVGIQMNQYNPILEEIIYAFQQPKVVSLIAEITGIEELLPDEYLYAGGISLMEYGCFLNPHLDNSHDKDRKNYRVINLLYYVTPDWKEEYGGNLELWDQGLKHNCRTIHSKFNRLVIMATNKKSLHSVSKINHYGKRCCVSNYYFSSKPKEVDDYFHVTSFRGRPEQKLRDLLLQADAKLRNGIRKIVKNGIKKPHFYRNINLKKSTK from the coding sequence ATGACAGACTTATCAAATTCAAACTTATATAAGACAAGGCATGATTATGCTGTTCAAATTTATGAAAAACTCCAAGAAAAAGATGTATTAAAAAAAGAATTTGCCATAAAAAATAGAATTAACAGTTGTTATATTGATGATTTGCTGGAATATAATGATGCTAAATTAATCTATGATTCTTTTCCTTCGAAACAAAAATTATTACTTTTGAAAGATATTCGAGAGTATAAATATGTGGGAATACAAATGAATCAATACAATCCTATTCTTGAAGAAATTATTTATGCTTTTCAACAGCCAAAAGTTGTTTCTTTAATTGCTGAGATTACTGGAATTGAGGAACTATTGCCAGATGAATACCTTTATGCAGGTGGTATTAGCTTGATGGAATATGGCTGTTTTTTAAACCCTCATTTAGACAATTCTCATGATAAAGATCGTAAAAATTATCGTGTCATTAATCTTTTATACTATGTTACTCCTGACTGGAAAGAAGAATATGGCGGGAATTTAGAACTTTGGGATCAAGGGTTAAAACATAATTGTAGAACTATTCATAGTAAATTTAATCGACTGGTTATTATGGCTACTAATAAAAAATCTTTACATTCTGTCAGCAAAATTAATCATTATGGAAAACGATGTTGTGTTTCCAATTATTATTTTTCATCTAAACCAAAAGAAGTAGATGACTATTTTCATGTTACTTCTTTTCGAGGAAGACCAGAACAGAAGTTGAGAGACTTGCTATTACAAGCAGATGCTAAATTGCGTAATGGGATTCGTAAAATTGTAAAAAATGGCATCAAAAAGCCCCATTTTTATAGAAATATAAACTTAAAAAAATCAACAAAATAA
- a CDS encoding IS630 family transposase has protein sequence MPQIIEILLRHLGTGQPVRYWCEDESRLGLKTMTCRIITLKGVKPQGQVSWQRKSFYLYGLVEPVTGESFYWEFSRLDAQCFQKFLDVFSTTYSNELNLIQMDNGSFHKSLSLKWPDNIIPIFQPPHSPELNPIERLWEYIKAQLSWEQCTSLDELRQKLKQVLESISPDAIASLCGWDYITSALLSATS, from the coding sequence TTGCCACAGATAATTGAAATATTACTTCGTCATTTGGGGACAGGGCAGCCAGTAAGGTATTGGTGTGAGGATGAAAGTCGTTTAGGTTTAAAAACAATGACTTGCCGCATTATCACTCTCAAAGGAGTTAAACCTCAAGGTCAAGTTAGCTGGCAGCGAAAAAGTTTTTATTTATATGGTCTTGTTGAACCAGTAACTGGTGAAAGCTTTTATTGGGAATTTTCCCGTCTGGATGCTCAATGTTTTCAAAAATTTTTAGATGTTTTTTCTACAACTTATTCCAACGAGTTGAATCTAATTCAAATGGACAATGGTAGTTTTCACAAGTCTTTGTCATTGAAATGGCCTGATAATATTATCCCAATTTTTCAGCCACCTCATAGTCCTGAGCTTAATCCGATTGAACGTTTATGGGAATATATCAAAGCACAATTATCTTGGGAACAATGTACTTCTTTAGATGAATTAAGACAAAAATTAAAACAAGTTCTTGAGTCCATCTCGCCCGACGCGATCGCATCTCTTTGTGGATGGGATTACATTACCTCGGCATTATTAAGTGCAACTTCATAG
- a CDS encoding CHAT domain-containing protein, translated as MPKNPRLSKFTLFIVGLFLTLSINYFGGGSLKAQVNNIGSSLTDQGQQIDYSSTITDWKEKLQLANSSEAASIHLYLAISYRDIGKFGLAIKHFNEAHQFYHHQENAEKLAIVLIEQARTHNQMGQPDRAISLISQTLNTLEVKKLAHLKAAAYQARGTAYSLKGQWDEAIDNYLSSRNVASVLQQNEQLLSSLNDLYLAYTRRRAQYLLLAQDAKTEGIEIEKNRLTFLAGQDYSAAIATTTRAVKISQGTQNPSRVTALLNLYEIYSDKTYLNQAQEIVGLLPPSLPKADLLLKVANVTEDKGLKQALLQQALQIASSIGDKRTESFALGELGNLSLQIGNNLSALSYSQQAQLAAQSVMAVDSLYRWQWQAGKIYNSLGEIEPAKIADRGAIASLQKLRFEIAQASPEFQLDVQIEVEPIYREFLSLLLENDPLQKDLKEVLEVAKQLQFTELQSFFGDACLEIKQKSSTVTVPPQTARIHSLILKEASYILLELENQPIKFFKIEIEEARINDLINSWRKELEATAIPLKYQELSQYLYTLLIQPLEEDLTHAQIKTLIFINDGLLRNVPLSALYDGNQFLIEKYAIVNSLGFNFTSDKPNSSKKSLIFGLSVSVDGFSALPFVERETKQIQQLVGGKLFLNDSFTETTFRTQINQDYTVIHLATHAQFGGTARNTFIQTFSTPIFLAQLEEILSSRREPIELLVLSACKTATGNKRSLLGLAGIALRSGTRNVLASLWAVGDRTTSLLTPIFYQYWSNGISKEEALQKAQKELISKGIHPKFWSAFILVGN; from the coding sequence ATGCCCAAAAATCCAAGACTAAGCAAATTTACTTTATTTATTGTCGGCTTATTTTTGACTTTATCAATTAATTATTTTGGGGGGGGTTCACTAAAAGCACAAGTAAATAATATAGGGTCTTCGCTTACCGACCAGGGTCAACAGATTGATTACTCCTCTACGATTACAGATTGGAAGGAAAAACTACAATTGGCTAATTCTTCAGAAGCTGCTTCTATACATCTTTATCTGGCCATATCCTACAGAGACATTGGAAAATTCGGTCTTGCCATTAAACATTTTAATGAAGCTCATCAATTTTATCATCATCAAGAAAATGCAGAAAAATTAGCTATTGTTTTAATAGAGCAAGCAAGAACTCATAATCAAATGGGTCAGCCGGACAGAGCTATTAGTCTAATCTCCCAAACCCTTAATACCCTTGAGGTGAAAAAACTGGCTCATCTAAAAGCGGCAGCTTATCAAGCCAGAGGAACGGCCTACTCCTTAAAAGGACAGTGGGATGAAGCGATCGATAATTATCTGTCTAGCCGCAATGTAGCCTCGGTTTTACAGCAAAATGAACAACTTCTTTCGAGTCTTAACGATTTATATCTCGCCTATACCCGAAGACGGGCGCAATATCTCTTGCTCGCTCAAGATGCAAAAACTGAAGGCATAGAAATTGAAAAAAACCGGTTAACTTTTTTAGCCGGACAAGACTATTCTGCTGCGATCGCTACAACAACTCGTGCTGTTAAAATTAGCCAGGGAACACAAAACCCCTCAAGAGTTACCGCTTTGCTTAATTTATATGAAATTTATAGCGACAAAACCTATTTAAATCAAGCTCAAGAAATCGTGGGGCTATTACCTCCTTCTCTCCCAAAAGCGGATTTACTTCTAAAAGTTGCCAATGTAACTGAAGATAAAGGGCTAAAACAGGCGTTATTACAACAAGCCCTCCAGATCGCCTCATCTATAGGTGACAAAAGAACCGAATCTTTTGCTTTAGGCGAATTGGGAAATCTATCCCTACAAATAGGAAATAACTTGAGCGCGTTATCTTACTCACAACAAGCGCAATTAGCAGCGCAAAGTGTCATGGCTGTCGACAGTCTTTATCGTTGGCAATGGCAAGCGGGTAAAATTTATAACTCTTTAGGAGAAATTGAGCCAGCTAAAATAGCCGATCGGGGGGCGATCGCATCGTTACAAAAATTGAGATTTGAAATTGCTCAGGCTTCACCTGAGTTCCAATTAGATGTTCAAATTGAGGTTGAACCGATTTATCGAGAATTTTTAAGTTTATTATTAGAGAATGATCCTCTCCAAAAAGACTTAAAGGAAGTCTTAGAAGTCGCAAAACAACTCCAATTTACCGAATTGCAAAGCTTTTTCGGTGACGCTTGTTTAGAAATAAAACAAAAATCCTCCACCGTTACCGTACCCCCTCAAACCGCCAGAATTCACTCCCTCATTTTAAAAGAGGCTTCTTATATTCTCTTAGAGTTAGAAAACCAACCGATAAAATTCTTTAAAATTGAGATTGAGGAAGCAAGAATCAATGATTTAATTAATTCTTGGCGCAAAGAGCTAGAAGCGACAGCAATCCCCTTAAAATATCAGGAATTATCTCAATATCTTTACACTTTATTGATTCAACCTTTAGAAGAGGATTTAACTCACGCTCAAATTAAAACTTTAATATTTATTAATGATGGACTACTGCGTAATGTTCCCCTTTCTGCGTTATATGATGGAAACCAATTTTTAATCGAAAAATACGCTATTGTTAATAGTTTAGGATTTAATTTCACTTCTGACAAACCCAACTCTTCTAAAAAATCCTTAATTTTTGGCTTGTCTGTGTCCGTTGACGGATTTTCGGCGTTGCCGTTCGTAGAAAGGGAAACCAAGCAAATTCAACAGCTAGTGGGAGGAAAACTGTTTTTAAATGATTCGTTTACTGAAACTACTTTTAGAACACAGATAAACCAAGATTATACTGTTATTCATCTAGCTACTCACGCGCAATTCGGTGGAACGGCCAGAAATACTTTTATCCAAACTTTTTCCACTCCTATATTCCTTGCTCAACTCGAAGAAATTTTAAGCTCTCGCCGAGAACCCATAGAGTTATTAGTTTTAAGTGCCTGTAAAACCGCTACTGGTAATAAGCGATCGCTGCTAGGATTGGCAGGAATCGCTTTAAGATCCGGTACAAGGAATGTCTTGGCTAGTCTTTGGGCAGTTGGCGACAGAACGACCAGTTTGTTGACTCCTATTTTCTATCAATACTGGAGCAACGGGATCTCAAAAGAGGAAGCTTTGCAAAAAGCTCAAAAGGAGCTAATTTCAAAGGGGATTCATCCTAAATTTTGGTCGGCTTTTATTTTAGTCGGAAATTGA
- a CDS encoding winged helix-turn-helix domain-containing protein, whose product MALRARLARRRSLFDQVSKQIQAAYTKAQPSFGKLNAIALPPGKLSLISPQVMNRLEERLREPQGFKSYSQIQQWLNQEFRIVVAYKTVHKIVRYKLNAKLKVPRPSSIKAKPEAQEAFKKTCHR is encoded by the coding sequence GTGGCGCTGCGCGCTCGCTTGGCGAGGCGGCGATCGCTTTTTGACCAAGTTTCTAAACAAATTCAAGCAGCCTATACCAAGGCGCAGCCGTCGTTCGGGAAATTAAATGCGATTGCCCTGCCCCCAGGGAAGTTAAGTTTAATTTCCCCCCAAGTGATGAATCGACTCGAAGAACGTCTTAGAGAACCTCAAGGATTTAAAAGTTATAGCCAAATTCAACAATGGCTTAATCAAGAGTTTAGAATTGTAGTTGCGTATAAAACTGTACATAAAATCGTGCGCTACAAGCTTAATGCCAAATTAAAAGTCCCTCGTCCTAGCAGCATAAAAGCTAAACCTGAAGCTCAAGAAGCTTTTAAAAAAACTTGCCACAGATAA
- a CDS encoding ISAs1-like element ISCysp8 family transposase gives MKLRFKRTICDYFSDIKDPRLERRKRHKLIDIITITICAIISGVQQWTEIEAYGQAKSKWFKKMLELPNGIPSHDTFSRVFQILDPEELRKGFLKWVQSVYEITEGEIVPIDGKTLKGSSDMTNDQKAIHMVSAWASKNRLVLGQIKVDKKSNEITAIPTLLKLLKLKGCIVTIDAMGCQRKIVDEIVKQEADYLITVKKNQSSLYKILEELFKPTLNSKNLPPNAQVDCEDNWDHGRDERRDVTVLNNIQPVTDLSSKWKNLKSIIKVEYVQFDSKGKMKYNRRYFISSLLLDAKSFAKIIRTHWTIENQMNWVLDVQLGEDASRIRKGHSPENLAIIRHLALSLINQETTLKKSVKGKQNKAGWDNNYLSKILAI, from the coding sequence ATGAAACTTCGATTCAAAAGAACAATTTGTGATTATTTTAGTGATATTAAAGATCCGCGTCTTGAGAGAAGAAAACGTCATAAACTCATTGATATTATTACCATTACCATCTGTGCGATTATCTCAGGAGTCCAACAGTGGACTGAAATTGAAGCCTACGGACAAGCTAAATCGAAATGGTTCAAAAAAATGTTAGAATTACCAAATGGTATCCCTTCGCATGATACATTTTCGAGGGTTTTTCAAATTCTCGACCCCGAAGAATTACGAAAAGGCTTTTTGAAATGGGTGCAATCAGTTTATGAAATAACTGAAGGGGAAATCGTTCCCATTGATGGGAAAACTTTAAAAGGTTCTTCCGATATGACTAATGACCAAAAAGCGATCCACATGGTGAGTGCATGGGCGAGTAAAAATAGATTAGTTTTAGGGCAAATCAAAGTTGATAAAAAATCCAATGAAATAACGGCTATTCCCACTTTGTTAAAACTGCTAAAATTAAAAGGATGTATTGTCACTATCGATGCTATGGGGTGTCAAAGAAAAATTGTTGACGAAATTGTTAAGCAAGAAGCTGACTATTTAATTACGGTTAAAAAGAATCAATCAAGTTTATATAAAATCTTAGAAGAACTTTTTAAGCCAACTTTAAATTCTAAAAATTTGCCCCCTAACGCTCAAGTCGATTGTGAAGATAATTGGGATCATGGAAGGGATGAGAGACGAGACGTTACGGTACTTAACAATATTCAGCCGGTGACGGATTTATCGTCAAAATGGAAAAATTTGAAATCGATTATTAAAGTTGAGTATGTTCAGTTTGACTCCAAGGGGAAAATGAAATATAATAGAAGATATTTTATTAGTAGTTTGCTCTTAGATGCTAAGTCGTTTGCTAAAATTATTCGGACTCATTGGACGATAGAAAATCAAATGAATTGGGTTCTTGACGTACAATTGGGCGAAGATGCTTCAAGAATAAGAAAAGGGCATTCTCCGGAAAATTTGGCAATTATTAGGCATTTGGCTTTAAGTTTAATTAACCAAGAAACTACTCTTAAAAAATCAGTTAAAGGTAAACAAAATAAAGCGGGATGGGATAACAATTATCTTAGCAAAATTTTAGCTATCTGA
- a CDS encoding helix-turn-helix domain-containing protein — protein MEPKSKRQIIEFTQTEKEKIEAVKSLLAAQDKTSYRQRQKEIAQKLGISQRSVQRMVKAWQDKGVSGLTRNQREDKGKHRITQEWEEYILKTYREGNRGSLHMSRAQVALRVEARAATLGEEDYPSRATVYRVLSGVMESQTKIIRSLGWKGEKLILKSREGIEIEVEYSNQVWQCDHTKVDVFVVDRQGEILGRPWLTTVIDSYSRCIMGIYLGMETPSAAIVALALRHGILPKQDLLQKFFVI, from the coding sequence ATGGAGCCAAAGTCAAAAAGACAGATAATCGAGTTCACTCAAACAGAGAAAGAAAAAATAGAGGCGGTAAAAAGCTTGTTGGCGGCACAAGACAAAACCAGCTACAGGCAACGACAAAAAGAAATAGCTCAAAAGTTGGGAATAAGTCAAAGAAGTGTCCAAAGGATGGTTAAAGCTTGGCAGGACAAAGGGGTAAGTGGCTTAACGAGAAATCAAAGAGAAGATAAAGGAAAACATCGAATCACTCAAGAATGGGAGGAGTACATCCTCAAAACATACCGAGAGGGCAATCGAGGTTCACTTCATATGAGTCGGGCACAGGTAGCCCTTCGAGTCGAGGCAAGAGCAGCGACATTGGGAGAAGAAGATTATCCATCAAGAGCAACGGTGTACAGGGTATTGTCGGGCGTTATGGAAAGCCAGACCAAGATAATCCGAAGTTTGGGGTGGAAGGGAGAGAAATTGATTTTAAAAAGTCGAGAGGGCATAGAGATCGAAGTAGAATACAGCAATCAAGTGTGGCAATGCGACCATACCAAAGTAGATGTATTTGTGGTCGACAGACAGGGAGAAATATTGGGAAGGCCGTGGTTGACGACGGTAATAGACAGTTATTCACGGTGTATAATGGGAATTTATCTAGGAATGGAAACTCCGAGTGCAGCGATCGTGGCATTAGCTTTAAGGCACGGGATTTTACCAAAACAAGACCTCTTGCAAAAGTTTTTCGTGATATAA
- a CDS encoding DUF928 domain-containing protein, with translation MIKYLIPSLLIVLSGISPILAQSRITYIPPIPSDEKQPKHTHSGANRGGCQKNVSDLVVPLVPRGHIAQTVSQNPSLFFFLLNQESVEAKFTLAEIDGRSAILEKNLKLNKPGVNSIKVPENVQLELGKAYIWTITLICNRERPSENPEFQALIKRVNVPSPQELKKLNTLREKSRFYALHGIWYDALALSISASSGETDVKELLSQIGILSLISNQNF, from the coding sequence ATGATTAAATATTTAATCCCATCATTACTAATAGTCTTGTCAGGGATTTCTCCGATTTTAGCTCAAAGCCGTATTACTTACATCCCTCCAATACCTAGCGACGAAAAACAACCCAAACATACCCATTCTGGAGCTAATCGAGGAGGATGCCAAAAGAACGTATCTGATTTAGTCGTTCCTCTAGTGCCGAGGGGACATATTGCCCAAACCGTTTCTCAGAATCCAAGCTTATTTTTCTTTCTCTTAAATCAAGAATCTGTCGAAGCAAAGTTCACTTTAGCCGAAATTGATGGAAGATCTGCAATCTTAGAAAAAAATCTAAAATTAAATAAACCAGGGGTTAATTCAATAAAAGTTCCAGAAAATGTCCAATTAGAACTGGGTAAGGCTTATATTTGGACAATAACCTTGATTTGCAATAGGGAACGTCCTTCAGAAAATCCAGAGTTTCAAGCTTTGATAAAACGAGTGAACGTTCCTTCGCCACAAGAGCTAAAAAAACTGAATACCTTAAGAGAAAAAAGTAGATTTTATGCTCTTCATGGAATATGGTATGATGCCCTTGCTCTGAGTATTTCTGCTTCGTCTGGGGAAACAGATGTTAAAGAGTTATTATCTCAAATCGGGATATTGTCTTTAATTTCAAATCAAAATTTTTAA
- a CDS encoding glycosyltransferase family 2 protein, translating to MLEQITPLILTYNEAPNIERTLQQLTWADHIVVIDSYSTDQTLEIVSFYPQIKLFQRKFDTHATQWNYGLQKVTTKWVLSLDADYILSEELITELQQLSEDLSIDGYFVRFKYCVFGKPLRGSILPPRQILFKKDKSIYIDDGHTQLLQVKGKSAKLSGYIYHDDRKSLSRWLWAQDRYTVIEVKKLLETPVSELSWGDRIRQQKILAPFIILIYCLIFKGGIFDGWRGWYYAFERVLVELLLAIRLIEADKFQS from the coding sequence ATGTTAGAACAAATTACTCCTCTTATTCTTACCTATAACGAAGCCCCCAATATTGAGCGCACTTTGCAACAATTAACTTGGGCAGATCACATTGTTGTGATCGATAGTTACAGCACTGATCAAACTCTAGAAATTGTATCATTTTATCCTCAAATTAAACTTTTCCAAAGAAAATTTGATACCCATGCCACTCAATGGAATTATGGATTACAAAAAGTTACTACTAAATGGGTGTTATCTTTAGATGCAGATTATATTCTTTCAGAGGAATTGATTACTGAACTTCAGCAGTTATCTGAAGATTTATCAATAGATGGTTATTTTGTCAGATTTAAATATTGTGTTTTTGGTAAACCTCTTCGAGGAAGTATTCTTCCTCCTCGCCAAATCCTTTTTAAAAAGGATAAGTCTATATATATTGATGACGGACATACTCAACTGTTACAAGTCAAAGGTAAGTCAGCAAAACTTTCGGGCTACATTTACCACGATGATCGCAAATCCCTAAGTCGTTGGCTTTGGGCACAAGATCGCTACACAGTCATTGAGGTAAAGAAATTATTAGAAACTCCAGTCAGTGAATTAAGTTGGGGCGATCGCATCCGCCAACAAAAAATTCTCGCTCCCTTTATTATCTTAATTTACTGCCTGATTTTCAAAGGGGGTATTTTTGATGGATGGCGTGGCTGGTACTATGCCTTTGAGAGAGTTTTAGTAGAACTTCTTCTAGCAATTCGTCTTATAGAAGCTGACAAATTTCAAAGTTAA
- a CDS encoding class I SAM-dependent methyltransferase: MLTLSSYLKSDKILEQSNEGILMCKIPNPSPGMQANTCYFGHPQWAKNYLEACHRDENFINLWQTVIYSWRDKIVVDIGCGPGNLYASLKESCGKPGLLIGVDVSDGALKMAQQIGYTPLLADAHNLPLISSFADIVMANACLHHCDDMAKVLAEAARLVRPGGLLITDHDPQQTAYNFRGLGLLLWQIRLPLYRLLKRGGHSTDDEQFWSIATEVHHKPGDGITPELYYQVLEPLGFKVQLYPHNHTVGAKVLQGNYGKSFWRCRIAQRLSGINPDTPQAALSLMCVAIRQV; this comes from the coding sequence ATGCTAACTTTGTCATCCTATTTAAAATCAGACAAAATCCTTGAGCAATCTAATGAGGGAATTTTGATGTGCAAAATTCCCAATCCTAGCCCAGGTATGCAAGCTAATACCTGTTATTTTGGACATCCACAATGGGCAAAAAATTATTTAGAGGCTTGTCATCGAGACGAAAATTTTATAAATCTTTGGCAGACAGTTATCTATAGTTGGCGAGACAAAATAGTTGTAGATATTGGTTGTGGACCCGGTAATTTATATGCTTCTTTAAAAGAAAGCTGTGGAAAGCCTGGTTTGTTAATTGGAGTTGATGTATCTGACGGAGCTTTAAAAATGGCTCAACAAATTGGCTACACTCCTCTATTAGCCGATGCTCACAATTTACCATTAATTTCTAGTTTTGCAGATATCGTAATGGCTAATGCTTGTTTACATCATTGTGATGATATGGCAAAGGTATTAGCAGAAGCAGCGCGTCTAGTGCGTCCTGGTGGACTATTAATCACTGATCATGACCCACAACAGACAGCATACAATTTCCGAGGCTTAGGGTTATTATTATGGCAAATACGTCTCCCTCTTTATCGGTTATTAAAACGGGGTGGTCACTCCACAGATGATGAACAATTCTGGAGTATAGCAACAGAAGTACATCACAAACCCGGCGATGGGATAACACCTGAACTCTACTACCAAGTTTTAGAACCATTAGGGTTTAAGGTTCAGTTATATCCTCATAACCATACAGTAGGTGCAAAAGTTTTGCAGGGAAATTATGGTAAATCTTTTTGGAGGTGTCGTATCGCTCAACGGTTATCAGGAATTAATCCAGATACACCTCAAGCGGCTTTATCATTAATGTGTGTTGCAATTCGTCAAGTATAG
- a CDS encoding IS5-like element ISCysp19 family transposase (programmed frameshift) has protein sequence MKYWQAKNLASTEFKRLTGVKKTFRLMVRTVKNKEQEKKKIGRKPKLIVEDQILMMLQYLREYRTYYHIGKDWKISESSVCRIVHKIENLLIKSRQFRLPGKKELWQSQRQEELVVMDVMESQIERPKKRQKQFYSGKPREHTLKTQLVIQQKTGLIVCLVNGKGKTHDFKLFKNSGVKFGTLMQVIADKGYQGIAKIHQLSETPIKKKKGKKLTQEEKIYNRQLNRLRITVEHINRRLKIFKILSYPYRNRSKRFGLRANLIAGLHNYDLAN, from the exons ATGAAATATTGGCAAGCTAAAAATTTAGCATCAACAGAATTTAAGCGTTTAACAGGGGTA AAAAAAACTTTTAGATTGATGGTTCGCACCGTCAAAAATAAAGAACAAGAAAAAAAGAAAATAGGGAGGAAACCAAAATTAATCGTCGAAGACCAAATTTTGATGATGCTTCAATATTTGAGAGAATATAGAACTTATTATCACATTGGTAAAGATTGGAAAATATCCGAGTCATCTGTCTGTCGTATTGTTCATAAAATTGAAAATTTATTAATAAAATCTCGTCAATTTAGACTGCCTGGAAAGAAAGAATTATGGCAATCTCAGAGGCAAGAAGAACTGGTAGTAATGGATGTCATGGAAAGTCAAATTGAAAGACCTAAAAAGCGTCAAAAACAGTTTTATAGTGGAAAACCAAGAGAACATACTTTAAAAACACAATTAGTAATTCAACAAAAAACTGGTCTAATTGTATGTTTAGTCAACGGAAAAGGAAAAACTCATGATTTTAAGCTCTTTAAAAATAGTGGGGTTAAATTTGGGACATTAATGCAAGTTATTGCTGATAAAGGCTATCAAGGTATAGCTAAAATTCATCAATTAAGTGAAACTCCAATCAAGAAAAAGAAAGGGAAAAAGTTAACCCAAGAAGAGAAAATATATAATCGGCAACTGAATCGATTAAGAATCACTGTCGAGCATATTAATAGACGACTAAAAATCTTCAAAATTCTCTCTTATCCTTATCGAAATCGTAGTAAAAGATTTGGATTAAGAGCCAACTTAATAGCTGGACTTCATAACTACGATTTGGCTAATTAA
- a CDS encoding class I SAM-dependent methyltransferase has translation MKTIPAQYEQFYRDASSAHHHSYLLPPLLDLISQQQHNSSKKLRVLDLGCGNGSLSQKIAEQGYELIGVNESASGILFASENFQDCKFIQASLYDLPYSDWESTFDIVISAEVIEHLLYLWELIRCAKKCLKPKGKLILTTPYHGYWKNLILSLFGKMDGDFTVLWDGGQIKFFSVATLAQLLQEEGFTQINFKFAGRIPYLWKSMLCSCSVANKLSEL, from the coding sequence ATGAAAACTATTCCTGCCCAATACGAACAATTTTATAGAGATGCTAGTTCTGCTCATCATCACAGCTATTTATTACCTCCACTATTAGATCTCATATCACAGCAACAACACAATTCCTCAAAAAAGCTTCGAGTGCTAGATTTAGGCTGTGGTAATGGTAGTCTTAGCCAAAAAATAGCTGAACAAGGATATGAATTAATTGGAGTTAATGAGTCAGCATCAGGAATTTTGTTTGCTTCTGAAAATTTTCAAGACTGTAAATTCATACAGGCAAGCCTTTACGATTTACCCTATTCTGATTGGGAAAGTACATTTGACATTGTTATTTCTGCTGAAGTAATTGAACACTTGCTCTATCTTTGGGAGTTGATTCGATGTGCTAAAAAATGTCTTAAACCAAAAGGGAAGCTTATTCTTACAACTCCTTATCATGGTTACTGGAAAAATCTAATACTTTCGCTTTTCGGAAAAATGGATGGAGACTTTACTGTTCTCTGGGATGGAGGTCAGATAAAATTTTTTTCAGTAGCAACACTCGCCCAATTGTTACAAGAAGAGGGTTTTACTCAAATTAATTTCAAGTTTGCTGGCAGAATTCCTTATTTATGGAAATCGATGCTTTGCTCTTGTTCTGTAGCTAATAAATTGAGCGAGTTGTAA